CTGTCCTTATCATCGGGATACTCTATACGGTTATGGTAAACTCCAGAGAGAACTTTTTTGAAAACCTTTTCTATCAGAGAGATATCTTTTAAAGATAAACCGCTTTGGTTTAATTGACCGTCCTCTACCATATCCATTATGAGTTTATGGATAAAGGTATCTAGATCAATGTTCTTGTCTTTCATAGACCTAACTGCAGCTTCTACTGTATCTGCAAGCATTACAATTCCTGATTCTTTAAACTGAGGTTTTGGACCAGGATATCTAAACTTCTTTTCTTCAGTTTCTTTCCCTTCAAGTTCTTTAGCTTTATGGTAAAAGTATTTCATAAATTTTGTTCCATGGTGCTGTTTTATTATGTCAATAATTTTTTCAGGTAAACCATACTTCCTTCCAAGTTCTTCTCCACACTCAACGTGGGAACGCAAAATTTCAGCACTCTTTTCTGGTGGAAGGTTATCGTGAATATTTATACCGTTCAATTGGTTTTCAATGAAAGCGGCCGGATTCTTGAGCTTTCCAATATCGTGGAAAAGTCCTCCGGCTTTAGCAAGGAGGGCATTTGCTCCAATGGTTTCAGCTGCAGCTTCAGCTAAGGTAGCTACCATTACGGAATGGCTGTAAGTTCCTGGCGCTCTCAATATAAGTTTCCTAAGCAGAGGATGGTTAAGGTTTATAAGTTCCATGTAAACCATATCTGTTGTAAACTTAAAGATGTTTATAAATAAAGGACTTAGTCCGTTAACAACGATAGCCGTTACAAGAGCCCCGAGCATAGAAAGGGCAAATTGAATGATGATTTGAGCGTTAAAGATAAATCCTTTGTAATAAACAAACATAACAGCCTGTAAGATAGCTATTGCTAATCCTGCAAAAAAGGCACTTTTGTAAATGATTTCCCTACTTCTGTACTTTCTAGAGTCAAAACAAGAAAAAACAGTTCCTATCATTACAGGGATTATGTAGATTTCAGGTTTTGAGAACAGGAAAGAAGGAATAATAGAAATAGGTAGAATGTGAAGGGTAGCCACTTTTTTAGTGATAAACATAGATGCAAAAATTGTTGAAGTAATTATCGGAACATATATAAGATTTTCTTCTATTGGAATATTTAGCGTTTCAAATAACAACTTTGCGAAAAAAGTAAATATACGCATTAAGAATATATCCAAAACAACAACACTGAAGGAGAAGATAATATTCCTGATGTCTTCAGAAGCTGTTGGACTTATTATTCTGTAAAGTTTTATCATTACATAGAATGTAACTGCAGAAACTAAAAAAATTGAAAAATACTTATTCCAGTCCTTCCATCTACTGCTTTCTTTTCTAATTATTTCTATTTTTTCAGCGTCCAAGCTGGTAACTATATCTCCTTTTCTTACAATAACTTCTCCTTTTTTCAGAGTTATATAGACAGGTTTGACCTTTTTTTCGATTTCTTCCTTTAGTTTTGCGGTTTCTTCTTTGCTGTAAACGTAATTAGGATTTAGGAATGGTAAAAGCTTTTTTAGAATTTCTTCTTGCTTTTGGGGACTTCTAACAATTTGCGAAATATCCTTTTTAAGTTTTTTTTCTAATTGTTGAGTTGTAAGAAAGCTATTTATCTCTCTTTCTTCCATTCCTTTGGGGGTAATGATTACTATCTTTCCAGAGCTTTTCGGAATGAAGGAGATGACCCCGTGTTTATAGTAAGAAGATATTAGATTTTTAATCTTTCTTTTTTCAGAAATAGATAAATTTGTAATAGTTTGCAATATTTCTTTTATTCTTTTCTCAGCTTCAGGATTATAAACAAAAACGGGACTAACTCTCTTCTTTGCTTCTTCCTTTGCTCTTTCAGTTGCCTCTTTGTTTATCGTTTTAACACTTATAGGAGAACGAATGTCAACAGGACTAACATCCCCAGGTTTCAGTTTAGGTATATTTACAAATCCAACAGGAAGCATTACAAAAGTAATAAAAACCGCACACAAAAATGCTAAACCGTAAAGGTACCAGTTAACCGTTTTGTCTGCTTTCATGTTCCTCATAAGCTTTGATTATCTCCTGAACTAGTCTATGTCTAACAACATCATCTCTTGAAAATTCAACAACTTCTATACCTTTTATACCTCTTAAAATTTTAAGAGCTTCGACGAGACCTGATCTTTTCTTTGACGGTAAGTCAATCTGAGTAATATCCCCAGTAATGACTACTTTGGAGCCA
Above is a genomic segment from Desulfurobacteriaceae bacterium containing:
- a CDS encoding HDIG domain-containing metalloprotein, producing MRNMKADKTVNWYLYGLAFLCAVFITFVMLPVGFVNIPKLKPGDVSPVDIRSPISVKTINKEATERAKEEAKKRVSPVFVYNPEAEKRIKEILQTITNLSISEKRKIKNLISSYYKHGVISFIPKSSGKIVIITPKGMEEREINSFLTTQQLEKKLKKDISQIVRSPQKQEEILKKLLPFLNPNYVYSKEETAKLKEEIEKKVKPVYITLKKGEVIVRKGDIVTSLDAEKIEIIRKESSRWKDWNKYFSIFLVSAVTFYVMIKLYRIISPTASEDIRNIIFSFSVVVLDIFLMRIFTFFAKLLFETLNIPIEENLIYVPIITSTIFASMFITKKVATLHILPISIIPSFLFSKPEIYIIPVMIGTVFSCFDSRKYRSREIIYKSAFFAGLAIAILQAVMFVYYKGFIFNAQIIIQFALSMLGALVTAIVVNGLSPLFINIFKFTTDMVYMELINLNHPLLRKLILRAPGTYSHSVMVATLAEAAAETIGANALLAKAGGLFHDIGKLKNPAAFIENQLNGINIHDNLPPEKSAEILRSHVECGEELGRKYGLPEKIIDIIKQHHGTKFMKYFYHKAKELEGKETEEKKFRYPGPKPQFKESGIVMLADTVEAAVRSMKDKNIDLDTFIHKLIMDMVEDGQLNQSGLSLKDISLIEKVFKKVLSGVYHNRIEYPDDKDSKGNNKGN